A portion of the Anoxybacillus gonensis genome contains these proteins:
- the rpoN gene encoding RNA polymerase factor sigma-54, whose translation MEMQLTQRQELKVALTKELVQAIELLQYSTVELQSLLHEQALENPFIELRERKRPIHRRREQTDRMDYIENVSAFKHSLPSHLHAQLVGMRVSNEHKKALDYLIASLDEWGYLHTTIAEAACHLQLEETVVSNALHMLRSLDPAGVGAENLSHCLYLQLIRLPERDELAENIVTEYFEPFVNKKWKEIKAKLGVELSDLQRVWELIRTLHPRPGSLYNDEQMTYIVPDVIVSYDNGTWTVTMNEEIVPTVVWNEAYERKVQTDDPHVRKYIEEKRQQFQWIQRCLTQRATTMERITLELIDKQRDYFEKGSLHMKPLTMRDVAASLNMHESTVSRAVKNKYMQTPHGLIEMRRFFTSGVDDASQEKVKSLIAELIKQENSQKPLSDQNIADLLEQRYNICVARRTVAKYREQLHIPPASKRKQYA comes from the coding sequence ATGGAGATGCAATTAACGCAAAGACAAGAACTAAAAGTTGCGTTGACAAAAGAGCTTGTCCAAGCGATTGAATTGTTGCAATATTCGACAGTAGAATTGCAATCGCTTTTACACGAACAAGCGCTTGAAAATCCATTTATCGAGCTACGTGAGCGAAAACGGCCGATTCATAGGCGGCGTGAGCAAACAGATCGGATGGATTATATCGAAAATGTAAGCGCTTTTAAACATTCGCTTCCTTCCCATTTGCATGCCCAACTTGTCGGTATGCGTGTATCGAATGAGCATAAAAAAGCGCTCGATTATTTAATTGCTTCGCTTGATGAATGGGGTTACTTGCATACGACGATTGCGGAGGCGGCTTGCCATCTTCAATTGGAAGAAACGGTTGTGTCAAATGCTCTGCATATGTTACGTTCACTTGATCCAGCGGGAGTAGGAGCGGAAAATTTGTCACATTGTTTATATTTACAACTCATTCGTCTTCCAGAAAGGGATGAGTTAGCGGAGAACATTGTCACGGAGTATTTTGAACCGTTTGTCAATAAAAAGTGGAAAGAAATAAAAGCGAAACTAGGTGTGGAATTAAGCGATTTACAACGAGTGTGGGAACTGATTCGCACGCTTCATCCACGTCCAGGAAGTTTATATAATGATGAGCAAATGACGTATATTGTACCGGATGTCATCGTTTCATACGATAACGGAACATGGACGGTGACGATGAATGAAGAAATCGTTCCAACGGTTGTATGGAATGAAGCGTATGAACGGAAAGTACAGACGGACGATCCGCATGTTCGAAAATATATCGAAGAAAAAAGGCAGCAGTTTCAGTGGATTCAGCGGTGTTTAACTCAACGAGCGACGACGATGGAGAGAATTACGCTCGAGTTAATCGATAAGCAACGCGATTATTTTGAAAAAGGTTCGCTCCATATGAAACCGCTCACGATGCGTGATGTTGCTGCTTCATTAAACATGCATGAATCGACAGTTAGTCGCGCAGTAAAAAATAAATATATGCAAACGCCTCATGGGTTAATTGAAATGCGTCGCTTTTTCACTAGTGGTGTAGATGATGCGTCGCAAGAAAAAGTAAAAAGTTTAATTGCTGAACTGATTAAACAAGAAAATAGCCAAAAACCTCTTTCTGATCAAAACATTGCTGATTTACTTGAACAACGTTACAATATTTGTGTTGCACGGCGGACGGTTGCAAAATATCGCGAACAGCTTCATATTCCGCCAGCTTCGAAACGAAAGCAATATGCGTAA
- the whiA gene encoding DNA-binding protein WhiA produces the protein MSFASETKKELTNIEVKTCCLKAELSALIRMNGSISFSNRRLVLNIQTENAAIARRIYTLLKKGYDVVVELLVRKKMRLKKNNVYIVRVVEGTHELLSDLKIMEEGFSFVRSISPELVHKKCCKRSYLRGAFLAGGSVNNPETSSYHLEIFSLYREHNESLCELMNTNFHLHARTLERKKGFITYLKEAEKIGEFLSIIGAHQALLRFEDVRIVRDMRNSVNRLVNCETANLNKTIGAALRQVENIRYIDETIGLDQLPEKLREIAKLRIEYQDVTLKELGEMVSGGKISKSGINHRLRKLDEIAERLRAGQPIDFHKSL, from the coding sequence TTGTCGTTTGCATCGGAAACAAAAAAAGAATTGACGAATATCGAAGTAAAAACGTGTTGTTTAAAAGCAGAGTTATCTGCCTTAATTCGAATGAACGGTTCCATTTCATTTTCCAATCGCCGTTTAGTATTAAATATTCAAACAGAAAATGCTGCGATTGCAAGGCGAATTTATACGTTACTAAAAAAAGGGTACGATGTCGTTGTCGAACTACTTGTTCGTAAAAAGATGCGCCTAAAGAAAAATAACGTATATATTGTCCGCGTTGTCGAAGGAACGCATGAGTTATTGTCGGATTTAAAAATTATGGAAGAAGGATTCTCGTTCGTCCGTTCCATTTCACCAGAGCTTGTGCACAAAAAATGTTGTAAGCGCTCGTATTTGCGTGGCGCGTTTTTAGCCGGGGGATCTGTCAACAATCCGGAAACATCGTCTTATCATTTAGAAATCTTTTCGTTGTATCGTGAGCATAACGAATCGCTTTGTGAACTGATGAACACGAATTTTCATTTACATGCGCGCACGCTCGAGCGAAAAAAAGGTTTTATTACGTATTTAAAAGAAGCAGAGAAAATTGGGGAATTTTTGAGCATTATCGGCGCGCACCAAGCGTTATTGCGATTTGAAGATGTGCGCATCGTGCGCGATATGCGTAATTCTGTCAATCGTCTTGTCAATTGTGAAACAGCGAATTTAAACAAAACGATTGGCGCAGCGTTACGTCAAGTCGAAAACATTCGTTATATTGATGAAACGATTGGCCTTGATCAACTGCCTGAAAAACTTCGTGAAATTGCAAAATTGCGCATCGAATATCAAGATGTAACGTTAAAAGAGCTCGGGGAAATGGTTTCTGGGGGGAAAATTAGTAAATCTGGCATTAACCATCGTCTGCGCAAATTAGATGAAATTGCGGAACGGCTTCGCGCCGGTCAGCCGATTGATTTTCATAAATCTTTGTAA
- a CDS encoding glutaredoxin family protein, which translates to MKVIVYSKENCCLCDEAKAILRELQVEWEEVDIYKDEQLLEQYHLIIPVIEVDGEMIAYGRIHKDVIRKRLQQK; encoded by the coding sequence ATGAAAGTGATCGTATATTCGAAAGAAAATTGCTGTCTTTGTGATGAGGCGAAAGCGATTCTTCGAGAGTTACAAGTGGAATGGGAAGAAGTCGATATTTACAAAGACGAACAATTGCTTGAGCAGTATCATCTCATCATTCCGGTCATTGAAGTCGATGGAGAGATGATTGCATATGGCCGCATTCACAAAGATGTCATAAGAAAGCGATTACAACAAAAATGA
- a CDS encoding sugar-binding transcriptional regulator, translating to MRQWIDVQRKLLPDLLVIMQKRYEILQHIRLMQPIGRRTLSLNLGISERVLRSEVQFLKEQHLLDITAAGMSITAEGNDVLIQLEDMMREVLGLKELERKIKKKLPVEDVIVVAGDSDQSPWVKREMGRACVSRIKHSLKGNDIVAVTGGTTLAAVAEMMTPDLKYRDVLFVPARGGLGEDVTNQANTICARMAEKAMGHYRLLHVPDQLSAETYQSIIEEPAIREVLELIKSSTIVIHGIGDAKTMAERRKTPPEEMKKIEQNEAVAEAFGYYFNQHGDVVHKVNTVGIQLEDVRHVPCVIAVAGGASKAKAIQAYIKQANQCILITDEGAAKQLVRDDSSL from the coding sequence ATGCGACAATGGATTGATGTTCAACGAAAATTGTTGCCTGATCTTCTCGTGATTATGCAAAAGCGATATGAAATTTTGCAGCACATTCGGTTAATGCAGCCGATCGGACGACGAACGTTGTCGCTCAACTTAGGCATTAGCGAGCGCGTTTTACGTTCGGAAGTGCAGTTTTTAAAAGAGCAACATTTACTTGATATTACAGCTGCAGGCATGAGCATTACAGCTGAAGGAAATGATGTGCTCATACAGCTAGAAGATATGATGCGAGAAGTATTAGGGTTGAAAGAATTAGAAAGAAAAATAAAAAAGAAGCTTCCTGTCGAAGACGTCATTGTCGTTGCTGGTGATAGCGACCAGTCTCCTTGGGTGAAAAGAGAAATGGGAAGAGCTTGTGTCTCACGAATAAAACATTCGCTAAAAGGGAATGACATTGTTGCGGTGACGGGTGGAACAACCCTTGCTGCTGTTGCTGAAATGATGACACCCGACCTAAAATATCGCGATGTGTTATTCGTTCCAGCACGCGGTGGGCTTGGAGAAGATGTAACAAACCAAGCGAACACGATTTGTGCGCGCATGGCTGAAAAAGCGATGGGGCATTATCGTTTGTTGCATGTTCCTGACCAGCTAAGTGCTGAAACGTATCAATCGATTATTGAAGAACCTGCTATTCGAGAAGTACTAGAATTAATTAAATCATCAACGATCGTCATTCACGGAATTGGCGATGCGAAAACGATGGCGGAACGAAGAAAAACGCCGCCAGAAGAAATGAAAAAAATTGAACAAAACGAAGCGGTGGCGGAAGCGTTTGGATATTACTTTAATCAGCACGGAGACGTCGTGCATAAAGTAAATACAGTTGGCATTCAGCTCGAAGATGTACGCCACGTTCCTTGCGTGATCGCGGTTGCAGGAGGAGCTTCGAAAGCAAAAGCAATTCAAGCGTATATAAAACAGGCGAATCAGTGCATCTTAATTACAGATGAAGGTGCAGCAAAACAGTTAGTACGGGATGATTCATCCCTCTAA
- the clpP gene encoding ATP-dependent Clp endopeptidase proteolytic subunit ClpP — MIKVHKKTNDRRRKSMNLIPTVIEQTSRGERAYDIYSRLLKDRIIILGSPIDDHVANSIVSQLLFLAAEDPEKDISLYINSPGGSITAGMAIYDTMQFIKPDVSTICIGMAASMGAFLLAAGAKGKRFALPNSEIMIHQPLGGVQGQATEIEIAAKRILFLRDKLNRILSENTGQPIEVIERDTDRDNFMTAEKAKEYGLIDRVLTRVDEK, encoded by the coding sequence ATGATAAAAGTACATAAAAAAACGAATGATCGGAGGAGGAAGAGTATGAACTTAATTCCTACAGTTATTGAACAAACAAGCCGCGGGGAGCGCGCCTATGACATTTACTCCCGTTTATTAAAAGACCGCATTATTATTTTAGGAAGCCCGATTGACGATCATGTCGCCAACTCGATCGTTTCTCAGCTTTTATTTTTAGCAGCTGAAGATCCTGAGAAAGACATTTCTCTTTACATTAACAGCCCTGGTGGATCGATTACAGCAGGCATGGCGATTTACGATACGATGCAATTTATTAAACCAGACGTATCGACCATTTGTATCGGTATGGCGGCTTCTATGGGAGCGTTTTTACTTGCGGCAGGTGCCAAAGGAAAACGTTTCGCATTGCCGAATAGTGAAATTATGATTCATCAGCCGCTTGGTGGCGTGCAAGGTCAAGCGACAGAAATCGAAATTGCAGCAAAACGCATTTTATTCTTGCGCGATAAATTAAATCGTATTTTGTCTGAAAATACAGGGCAACCAATTGAAGTCATTGAGCGCGACACAGACCGCGACAACTTTATGACAGCAGAAAAGGCAAAAGAATACGGTTTAATTGACCGTGTATTGACACGCGTCGATGAAAAGTAA
- a CDS encoding HPr family phosphocarrier protein — protein MVEKQVEVRLKTGLQARPAALFVQEANRFSADVYIEKDGKKVNAKSIMGVMSLAIHTGAVITIYANGSDEKEALNKLVQYVEQES, from the coding sequence ATGGTAGAAAAACAAGTGGAAGTACGCTTAAAAACAGGATTGCAAGCGCGTCCAGCCGCGTTGTTTGTTCAAGAAGCGAACCGCTTTTCAGCTGATGTATATATCGAAAAAGATGGAAAAAAAGTGAATGCGAAAAGTATTATGGGTGTCATGAGTTTAGCGATTCATACAGGGGCGGTCATTACGATTTATGCGAATGGATCCGATGAAAAAGAGGCGTTAAACAAGCTCGTTCAATATGTTGAACAAGAATCATAA
- a CDS encoding gluconeogenesis factor YvcK family protein: MKKIVVIGGGTGLPVLLRGLKQYNVDLTAIVTVADDGGSSGRLRDELDMPPPGDIRNVLAALSDVEPLIIELFQHRFENGNGLSGHSLGNLILAAMTSITGDFVRAVREMGKVLNVRGKVLPAANESVVLHAEMEDGTIVSGESKIPYSGKKIKRVFLTPANIEPLDETIAELRTADLIVIGPGSLYTSILPNLLVPKIGEEVCQSKAKKVYICNVMTQAGETLNYTASDHVKALYDHMACAFLDAIIVNDAPILPETKERYAKELAAPVVCDTAKLEALGLQVICDAIIDERDGTVRHDTKKVAALLLSLLAPPSHGTYS; encoded by the coding sequence ATGAAAAAAATCGTTGTGATTGGTGGAGGAACGGGGCTTCCTGTATTGCTTCGCGGGTTAAAGCAATATAATGTTGACTTAACAGCGATCGTGACTGTTGCAGACGACGGTGGCAGTTCAGGAAGATTGCGCGATGAACTCGATATGCCTCCACCTGGAGATATTCGAAATGTGCTTGCTGCTCTTTCAGATGTAGAGCCGCTAATTATTGAATTATTTCAACATCGCTTTGAAAACGGAAATGGGTTATCAGGTCATTCGCTCGGCAACTTAATTTTAGCGGCCATGACGTCAATTACTGGCGATTTCGTGCGCGCGGTTCGTGAAATGGGAAAAGTATTAAATGTGCGTGGAAAAGTGTTGCCGGCAGCAAATGAAAGCGTTGTGTTGCATGCGGAAATGGAAGACGGGACAATTGTATCAGGTGAGTCGAAAATTCCGTATTCCGGAAAGAAAATAAAGCGTGTATTTTTAACTCCGGCAAACATTGAACCGCTAGATGAAACGATTGCCGAATTGCGAACAGCTGATTTAATCGTCATCGGTCCCGGGAGTTTGTACACAAGCATTTTACCGAACTTACTCGTTCCTAAAATTGGCGAAGAGGTATGTCAATCCAAAGCGAAAAAAGTATATATATGCAACGTCATGACTCAGGCGGGAGAAACGTTAAACTATACAGCGAGCGATCATGTGAAAGCGCTGTATGATCATATGGCGTGTGCATTTTTAGATGCAATTATTGTAAACGATGCGCCGATTTTGCCAGAAACAAAGGAGCGGTATGCAAAAGAATTGGCTGCACCTGTCGTTTGTGATACGGCAAAGTTAGAAGCGCTCGGTTTACAAGTCATTTGTGATGCGATCATTGATGAGCGAGATGGAACGGTGCGTCACGATACAAAAAAAGTAGCGGCGTTGCTCCTTTCGCTTCTTGCACCTCCTTCGCACGGCACATATTCATAG